The Ascochyta rabiei chromosome 12, complete sequence DNA window CACGCAGGGCCCGTCTGTCCTGTCCGTCCTGTCCGTCTGGTCCGTTTAGACTCTACACCGTCTCCAGCGTTCTCCCTCTGCTGTTCCTGGCGCTAGACGAGCATGGCCACAGCCGAAGCCGCGTTGAGACCCCATGGTACGTCTTTGAACATGCTGCACAGCCCTCTGCCGCGCCAAACATCGCTCGTGTTGAATTGATTCTCTTCTGGCTTACCACCCCTCTCGCGTTTGCCATTCGAATCCCACTAATGCGTGGTTTCAAAGACCGGCAGACCACCCGCAAGCGGCCCTTTGCGGGCTGGATGAGGCGCCTTGCGAACCTCAAGCCCTCGTCTTCAGACCACCAGAACGGCGGCGGAAAGAAGAACGGCGCTGCTGCGAAGAAGGCATCGGCAAACAACAACCCATACCCAGAGTCCGGCCGCATCAATCCGGATGCGCCGGGCCACCTCTCCTTCTCGACGCCCGACACGCCGCGCTCCCACGAGAGCTTTACCTCTGTCGAAGAAGCCGCAGCTGCACAACAGCGCCAACATGCCAAGAGCACGAGATCGAATGCGCCGACGGTCGCGACCATGCCCGAGACAGTGCACTCGACGCGGTCAAAGGCGGAGACGGGGAACACCAACCAGAACGGCGGCAGCACCTTCTCGTCGCCCAATGGCTCCGAGCACTCCCTCACCACCACATTGACCACCATACAGTCCAGCGCGCCCTCGCACATCCTGGGTGCAGGCCAGCCGACACAGCCTGCAGCGACGACGACTGCCCCGCCCGTTCACTTCTCCCACCAGTTCCCCACCTCTCCTCCGCCTTTGGCCATCCCCCCGCATCTGGCCCCTCAGCAAGGTCCCCATTCCTACCACGTTGCGACAGCGAACAACGTGCTCTCAGACGACGCGTCCATCCTGACGCTCGCATCGTCGTCGAAACGTCGCCGCCGAAACTCGCTCGACACGAATGCCTCGGTCCGTGCAATGGCACCCTCGTCGCATTATGGCGGCAGTCGAGAGTCGCTGCCACTCAGCGTTCTGTCCGGCAACGTGGACACTATATACTCGGCCTCCAATAGGCCCACCAACGTCAATGGTCTCTCCAATGCCAATGCAGAGCGAGCGAGCGTCTACTCTGTGTCTGGCGCAACAGCGCCAGTCGTCCTAAGCAGCGAGCGCAACAGCTACTACGCAAACAAGCAGGCAGACGGGCTCAGTGTACGAAGCGGGTTGCTAGGCCATGGCCGCACGGATAGTATCAGCAGCATCAGGGCAATGCACACCGCCAGCCCCCTAGCAAGCCCTCGTGATCCACCCCTAGCCACAAAGCTGAGTCGGCGAAGCTCTGAATGGATTCCGGACGCCAGAGAGGCGAGTGACGAAGATGAAGAAGAActaccagcagcaccagctctgaaagaggaagaagaagaggacaaGGACGTGGGAAAGGCGGTTCGGTAGGCGTTGTATCTCAAACCTCATGCGACAGGCAAGTGCGAAGGACATTTGTGTGTGCGTGGATACTTTTGAGGGATGGTGCAGACCGGTGTCGAAGTTGCCAAATTGTATGCAGAGGCGTTGCGGTGAGTTGGAATGTACGTCTTCGATTATATACCCATGGCTTTTTAAGTAGAATCTTACCAACATTACTGAGTTTCGCACAACCGTGTTGACCAATGCGATACCAAATGTTGCAAATCGTACACGACTCGCCATTGCATGCTTTAAGCTGACAATGGCGATGACCCAAATTAGCAAGCAATGACGTGCGCCCAACGAGTCCTCAGCGAACCATTACCAAGTGAGCCCTCCCTTATATCTTGTATCGTGCCTACCAAGGTCATAGGCCGTAGCAGGTCAAACTTTTTTATCTGCAATGACCCACAAGAGGCTATCAAGACTGCATGGCGCGCGACGAAGGATCATGGAAGGTGGTCATACTTGCAAGATACTATTGATGATATAATCACTCGGGCTTGCGCACCGTACAAAGGTGACTTGGGCATAATCTTACAGTTCAAAGACCTCAGTCCTTCAGCTGGCACCTTCGCGACATCCTAACAGCGACCCTGCACCATGGCAGATGATCTACCAACTCGCACGCCACCCCCGGACGACGACATTGGCCCAGAGGAAGAGAAGCAATCACAAGCAACCAGGAAACAAACCACGGTGCTGATGCAGCACTTCACTTTCTCAGAGATTCGGGAGGTCTTCGTCAGCCAATCGACAAAGAAGCAAGTCAACGTCTACTGCGCAAGATTGACCTGCACATCACGCCATTGATTTGTATTGTGTACTTCTTGCAATACATCGGCAATGAATGCCGCACTCCACGGCTGGCAGGtcatcttcctcttcttggGTCCTCTCACCCCCGCCGTAGGTATAAGCTTCTGGTTCATCATGCCCGACATCATCTCGCCGCAGACCTTCCAGAGTAAAGACGCGCCGAGGTATCTGCCCGCAAAGATCAGCATCGTGATTCTGTACGTGCTAAATACGCTTGACCTTATTCTTATACGGTAACTGTCCGTGAGAAGGAACAAGCAGAGGGACGAGGAGAAGAGCGCAAAAGGCGGCGAGTAGAAAGCGGAAGAAAACCACGAGTTTCTGGACCAGACAGATTTACACAACAGGGAGTTTAGATACGTGCTATAGACGCAagaaaataataataatCACTTCTCGTGGAATCTCGCTGAGGATAGT harbors:
- a CDS encoding Allantoate permease, translated to MNAALHGWQVIFLFLGPLTPAVGISFWFIMPDIISPQTFQSKDAPRYLPAKISIVILNKQRDEEKSAKGGE